A genomic region of Arachis stenosperma cultivar V10309 chromosome 9, arast.V10309.gnm1.PFL2, whole genome shotgun sequence contains the following coding sequences:
- the LOC130949449 gene encoding zinc finger BED domain-containing protein RICESLEEPER 2-like, with product MPPPHTRFELSSKIFELLNEWGIEKKIMTLTLDNASANDTCQDHLKSTLNMHDWLLCDREFFHIRCSAHILNLIVQDGLKIAHDALDKIRESVKYVRGSESRMIRFKECVSAIPGLNFTSGLHLDVTTRWNSTYIMLESAIKYRKAFEYLKATDHAYKHCPSVDEWGRAERICEFLYPFYETTNLISGTSYPTSNLYFLQVYHIQCVLMGSLRSEDELLRSMGEKMMNKFKKYWEKYSVILAFGAILDPRLKISTLELMYEEIDTETAKGKVEQVKKKLYKLFEKYDKNSPPTVEAQGPSIQSSSMTHTPESASKKRLAIVGKLMKRNHQAEVSSGKNPLDTYLEEPLLSKDCFEDLDVLEW from the exons ATGCCTCCTCCTCACACGAGATTTGAATTGTCTTCCAAGATTTTTGAGCTTTTAAATGAGTGGGGAATTGAAAAGAAGATTATGACTCTTACACTGGATAATGCATCTGCTAATGATACATGCCAAGATCATTTGAAAAGTACATTAAATATGCATGATTGGTTGTTGTGTGATAGGGAGTTCTTTCATATTCGTTGTTCTGCTCATATCTTGAATCTTATTGTACAAGATGGATTAAAAATTGCTCATGATGCATTGGATAAGATTAGAGAAAGTGTGAAATATGTAAGAGGATCGGAAAGTAGAATGATAAGGTTTAAAGAATGTGTTTCTGCGATTCCTGGTTTGAATTTTACAAGTGGGTTGCATCTAGATGTTACTACTCGATGGAATTCTACGTATATTATGCTCGAAAGTGCTATCAAGTATCGGAAGGCCTTTGAGTATTTGAAGGCAACTGATCATGCTTATAAGCATTGTCCTTCGGTTGATGAATGGGGGAGAGCTGAAAGGATATGTGAATTTTTATACCCTTTTTATGAAACTACTAATTTGATTTCTGGTACATCTTATCCAACTTCGAATTTGTATTTTCTACAAGTCTATCATATTCAATGTGTTTTGATGGGAAGTTTGAGAAGTGAAGATGAGCTTCTAAGGAGCATGGGAGAAAAGATGATGAACAAATTTAAGAAGTATTGGGAAAAGTATAGTGTCATTCTTGCATTTGGTGCTATTCTTGATCCTAGGCTTAAGATTTCTACTTTAGAGCTTATGTATGAAGAGATTGATACTGAGACTGCAAAAGGAAAGGTGGAACAGgtgaaaaagaaattatacaagctttttgaaaaatatgacaAAAATTCTCCTCCAACTGTTGAAGCACAAGGACCTAGTATTCAGTCTTCATCCATGACCCATACTCCTGAAAGTGCAAGCAAGAAGCGACTTGCGATTGTTGGC AAATTGATGAAACGTAACCATCAAGCTGAGGTCTCTAGTGGAAAGAATCCACTTGATACATACTTGGAGGAGCCACTTTTGTCAAAGGATTGCTTTGAAGATTTAGATGTTTTGGAATGGTGA